One segment of Nocardia farcinica DNA contains the following:
- a CDS encoding PepSY-associated TM helix domain-containing protein, whose product MSTTESLAPDAAASPADSAGSESRREAGPPGPGTAPTARGGLPALAMRLHFYAGVFVAPFILIAAVTGALYAIAPTLEQVVSRDLLTVDATGTARPLAEQVEAATAVRPDLALVAVAPAPGPTDTTRVLFADPTLGESERRAVFVDPYTARAVGDAVVYGSSGALPLRTWIDHLHRDLHLGEFGRLYSELAASWLWIVALAGLVLWWRRVRQRRARNSPAWLLAPDRSRPGRLRGMNWHGALGVWLLPLVLLLSVTGMTWSAYAGANIGDLRAQLSWTTPAVSTELSGAAPASDHGGDHHHGGGATPPAGASAGRGGDIERAQLAARAAGIAQAVEITVPAGPEQAYTVKERRMPGIYTVDAVAVDGATGAITDRLPYADWPLMAKLTNWGIQFHMGLMFGLANQLLLLAAMVGLVVVIVLGYRMWWQRRPTRGAARIPLGRAPRRGALRASRPWLVVPLLAAAVLVGWFVPLVGVSLLGFLVVDALVNLRHRVRRAA is encoded by the coding sequence GTGAGCACAACAGAATCTCTCGCCCCCGACGCCGCGGCGTCCCCGGCCGACAGCGCCGGGTCCGAGTCCCGCCGCGAGGCCGGGCCGCCCGGTCCCGGCACCGCCCCTACCGCCCGCGGCGGCTTGCCGGCCCTGGCCATGCGGCTGCACTTCTACGCGGGCGTCTTCGTGGCGCCGTTCATCCTGATCGCCGCCGTCACCGGCGCGCTCTACGCGATCGCGCCCACCCTCGAACAGGTCGTCTCGCGCGACCTGCTGACCGTCGACGCCACCGGGACCGCGCGTCCGCTGGCCGAGCAGGTCGAGGCCGCCACCGCCGTCCGGCCCGACCTGGCCCTGGTGGCCGTGGCACCGGCGCCGGGCCCGACCGACACCACCCGGGTGCTGTTCGCCGATCCCACGCTCGGGGAGTCCGAGCGCCGGGCGGTGTTCGTCGACCCGTACACCGCGCGGGCGGTCGGCGACGCGGTGGTGTACGGCAGTTCCGGCGCGCTGCCGCTGCGCACCTGGATCGACCACCTGCACCGTGACCTGCACCTGGGCGAGTTCGGCAGGCTCTACAGCGAGCTGGCGGCCTCGTGGCTGTGGATCGTGGCGCTGGCCGGGCTGGTGCTGTGGTGGCGCCGGGTCCGCCAGCGGCGGGCCAGGAACTCCCCGGCGTGGCTGCTCGCTCCCGATCGCTCGCGACCCGGCCGGTTGCGCGGCATGAACTGGCACGGCGCGCTCGGCGTGTGGCTGCTGCCGCTGGTGCTGCTGCTGTCGGTGACCGGCATGACCTGGTCGGCCTACGCGGGCGCCAACATCGGCGACCTGCGTGCCCAGCTGAGCTGGACCACCCCGGCGGTGAGCACCGAATTGTCCGGGGCCGCACCGGCGTCCGATCACGGTGGCGATCACCACCACGGCGGTGGCGCGACGCCGCCGGCCGGCGCGTCCGCCGGCCGCGGGGGCGACATCGAACGCGCCCAGCTGGCCGCGCGGGCCGCCGGGATCGCGCAGGCGGTCGAGATCACCGTGCCGGCGGGGCCGGAACAGGCATACACCGTCAAGGAACGGCGCATGCCCGGCATCTACACCGTCGACGCGGTGGCCGTCGACGGCGCGACCGGCGCCATCACCGACCGTCTCCCCTACGCGGACTGGCCGCTGATGGCCAAGCTGACCAACTGGGGCATCCAGTTCCACATGGGCCTGATGTTCGGCCTGGCCAACCAGCTGCTGCTGCTCGCCGCGATGGTCGGCCTCGTCGTGGTCATCGTGCTCGGCTACCGCATGTGGTGGCAGCGCAGGCCGACCCGCGGCGCGGCGCGGATTCCGCTGGGCCGGGCGCCCCGCCGCGGCGCACTGCGCGCGTCCCGGCCGTGGCTGGTGGTGCCGCTGCTCGCGGCGGCCGTGCTGGTCGGCTGGTTCGTGCCGCTGGTCGGCGTGAGCCTGCTCGGCTTCCTGGTCGTCGACGCCCTGGTCAACCTCCGGCACCGCGTGCGGCGAGCCGCCTGA
- a CDS encoding acyl-CoA synthetase, whose translation MTVSLGGSVRKAGDLALGVNVMVRRRLFNPLRLDHALRSAFNVVKFGPFAGVVMHAAQTRPHAAAIVDERGELTFGALDEQSNAFARGLAAQGIRPGDVVAVLARDHRGMVLSLLATGKLGVRAVLMNTGFAAPQLAAVAVREKVKAVLHDSEFVDLMSAVPDSVPRILTWVDATDAVDPATPTLDSLAAGQSTAPLPTPAKPGGMVILTSGTTGTPKGAPRDRVSPFASAQFIDRVPLPRNGTMIMAAPIFHGTGLSQFTIGLALGNRVVFQQRRFDPERTLANIAEYRADALVVVPTMLQRILDLGDEVLDRYDVRSLKVIFAAGSAIPPDVVTRTLDRFNDSLYNLYGSTECAVMTVATPQELRIAPTTAGKPPVGIRIALLDEDRKPITAPHVTGTIFVDNGFAFSGYTDGRTKEMVNGMMSSGDVGHFDERGLLYIDGRDDDMIVSGGENVFPLEVENLIAGRDDVFEAAVVGVDDREFGKRLRAFVVPGPGSARDPQEIKDYVKANLARYKVPREVIFLDELPRNATGKLLRKPLAEMPVPE comes from the coding sequence ATGACTGTGTCCCTCGGCGGTTCGGTCCGCAAGGCAGGCGATCTCGCGCTCGGCGTCAACGTCATGGTCCGGCGGCGGCTGTTCAACCCGCTGCGCCTGGATCACGCGTTGCGCTCGGCGTTCAACGTGGTGAAGTTCGGCCCGTTCGCCGGTGTCGTCATGCACGCCGCGCAGACCCGCCCGCACGCCGCCGCCATCGTCGACGAACGCGGTGAACTGACCTTCGGCGCGCTCGACGAGCAATCCAACGCCTTCGCCAGGGGCCTTGCCGCCCAGGGCATCCGGCCCGGCGACGTGGTGGCGGTACTCGCCCGCGACCATCGCGGCATGGTGCTGAGCCTGCTGGCCACCGGCAAACTCGGGGTGCGGGCGGTGCTGATGAACACCGGCTTCGCCGCGCCCCAGCTGGCGGCCGTCGCGGTGCGGGAAAAGGTCAAGGCGGTGCTGCACGACAGCGAGTTCGTCGACCTGATGTCCGCGGTGCCCGACAGCGTGCCGCGCATTCTCACCTGGGTCGATGCCACCGACGCGGTGGATCCGGCCACCCCGACCCTGGACTCACTGGCGGCCGGGCAGTCCACCGCGCCGCTGCCGACGCCGGCCAAGCCGGGCGGGATGGTCATCCTCACCAGCGGCACCACCGGCACCCCGAAGGGCGCGCCGCGTGACCGGGTGAGCCCGTTCGCCTCCGCCCAGTTCATCGACCGGGTTCCGTTGCCGCGCAACGGAACCATGATCATGGCCGCGCCGATCTTCCACGGCACCGGCCTGTCGCAGTTCACCATCGGCCTGGCGCTGGGCAACCGGGTGGTGTTCCAGCAACGCCGCTTCGACCCGGAACGGACGCTGGCCAACATCGCCGAATACCGGGCCGACGCGCTCGTGGTGGTGCCGACCATGCTGCAACGCATCCTCGACCTCGGCGACGAGGTGCTCGACCGCTACGACGTGCGCAGCCTGAAGGTGATCTTCGCCGCCGGGTCGGCGATCCCGCCGGACGTGGTGACCCGCACGCTGGACCGCTTCAACGACAGCCTCTACAACCTCTACGGCTCCACCGAGTGCGCGGTGATGACGGTGGCCACCCCGCAGGAGCTGCGCATCGCCCCGACCACCGCGGGCAAGCCGCCGGTCGGTATCCGGATCGCGCTGCTGGACGAGGACCGCAAGCCGATCACCGCGCCGCACGTCACCGGAACCATCTTCGTGGACAACGGTTTCGCTTTCTCCGGCTACACCGACGGCCGCACCAAGGAGATGGTGAACGGCATGATGTCCAGCGGCGATGTCGGGCACTTCGACGAGCGCGGCCTGCTCTACATCGACGGCCGCGACGACGACATGATCGTCTCCGGCGGCGAGAACGTCTTCCCGCTCGAGGTGGAGAACCTCATCGCGGGCCGGGACGACGTCTTCGAAGCCGCGGTCGTCGGCGTCGATGACCGCGAGTTCGGCAAGCGGCTGCGCGCGTTCGTGGTGCCCGGCCCCGGCTCGGCGCGCGACCCGCAGGAGATCAAGGACTACGTGAAGGCGAACCTGGCCCGCTACAAGGTGCCGCGCGAGGTGATCTTCCTCGACGAACTGCCACGCAACGCCACCGGCAAACTGCTGCGTAAACCGTTGGCCGAGATGCCGGTGCCGGAGTAA
- a CDS encoding acyl-CoA synthetase, whose protein sequence is MNLAHALETIKALGVLRSSGVVDLSDPGETLRNMRETRQYGPHAALVRHSARVAPDHPALVDERGELTYKELDEQSTAVARGLQAAGITEGMVIAALARDHRGLIMAKVAAGKLGVRIALMNTGFAKPQFAEVCAREKVQAVLHDSEFLGLLDALPPELPRYLTWVDEGTEVPAGTQTFDDLIAANSTEPLPAPSKPGGFIILTSGTTGLPKGAPRTKVSPFATAQFVDRMPFRRFGTMVIVSPIFHSTGLGTWLVGTVLSNKIVMRRRFDAEATLKMIADHKANMLVAVPTMLHRMVELPEEVRAKYDLSSLESIVLAGSALSPELSIRAAEVFGPVVYNLYGSTEVAIATIAKPEELAVAPGTVGRPPITCDVRLYDDNDKQIHEKNVTGRIFVRSGAPFEGYTDGRHKQIIDGYMSSGDVGHFEEHGLLMVDGRDDDMIVSGGENVYPQEVENLLLEHDDIFDAAVVGVDDVEFGKRLRAFVVPEPGKQPDAEEIKAYVKNNLARYKVPREVVFLDDLPRNATGKLLRRVLVDYDVKA, encoded by the coding sequence GTGAACCTGGCGCATGCGCTGGAAACCATCAAGGCGTTGGGAGTGCTGCGCTCCAGCGGGGTCGTCGACCTCTCCGATCCCGGAGAAACACTGCGCAACATGCGCGAGACCCGTCAGTACGGCCCGCATGCGGCGCTGGTCCGCCACTCGGCCCGGGTCGCGCCCGACCATCCCGCGCTGGTCGACGAGCGCGGCGAGCTCACCTACAAGGAATTGGACGAGCAGTCCACCGCCGTCGCGCGCGGCCTGCAGGCGGCGGGCATCACCGAGGGCATGGTCATCGCCGCGCTGGCGCGCGACCACCGCGGCCTGATCATGGCGAAGGTGGCCGCGGGCAAGCTCGGCGTACGGATCGCGCTGATGAACACCGGCTTCGCCAAGCCGCAGTTCGCCGAGGTGTGCGCTCGCGAGAAGGTGCAGGCGGTGCTGCACGACAGCGAGTTCCTCGGCCTGCTCGACGCGCTGCCCCCGGAGCTGCCGCGCTACCTCACCTGGGTGGACGAGGGCACCGAGGTGCCCGCCGGCACCCAGACCTTCGACGATCTGATCGCGGCGAACTCCACCGAGCCGCTGCCTGCGCCCAGCAAGCCGGGCGGCTTCATCATTCTCACCAGCGGTACCACCGGCCTGCCGAAGGGGGCGCCGCGCACCAAGGTCTCGCCGTTCGCGACCGCGCAGTTCGTCGATCGCATGCCGTTCCGCCGGTTCGGCACCATGGTGATCGTCTCGCCGATCTTCCACAGCACCGGCCTGGGCACCTGGCTGGTGGGCACCGTGCTGTCGAACAAGATCGTGATGCGGCGCCGCTTCGACGCCGAGGCCACGCTGAAGATGATCGCCGACCACAAGGCGAACATGCTGGTGGCCGTGCCGACCATGCTGCACCGCATGGTCGAGCTGCCCGAGGAGGTGCGTGCCAAGTACGACCTCTCCTCGCTGGAGTCGATCGTGCTCGCCGGGTCGGCGCTCTCGCCGGAACTGTCGATCCGGGCCGCCGAGGTGTTCGGCCCGGTGGTCTACAACCTCTACGGCTCCACCGAGGTCGCCATCGCCACCATCGCCAAGCCGGAGGAACTCGCCGTCGCGCCGGGCACCGTCGGCCGGCCGCCGATCACCTGCGATGTGCGGCTCTACGACGACAACGACAAGCAGATCCACGAGAAGAACGTCACCGGCCGCATCTTCGTGCGCAGCGGCGCGCCGTTCGAGGGCTACACCGACGGCAGGCACAAGCAGATCATCGACGGCTACATGTCCAGCGGCGACGTCGGCCACTTCGAGGAGCACGGCCTGCTCATGGTCGACGGCCGCGACGACGACATGATCGTCTCCGGCGGCGAGAACGTCTACCCGCAGGAGGTGGAGAACCTGCTGCTCGAGCACGACGACATCTTCGACGCCGCCGTGGTCGGCGTGGACGACGTGGAATTCGGCAAGCGGCTGCGCGCCTTCGTCGTTCCCGAGCCGGGCAAGCAGCCCGACGCCGAGGAGATCAAGGCCTACGTCAAGAACAACCTGGCCCGGTACAAGGTGCCGCGCGAGGTCGTCTTCCTCGACGACCTGCCGCGCAACGCCACCGGCAAGCTGCTGCGGCGGGTGCTGGTGGACTACGACGTCAAGGCCTGA
- a CDS encoding endonuclease/exonuclease/phosphatase family protein: protein MISRIVRIGADLLGAAATLAGVAGIALHFGRWSAQLPVLAASAAPYLMGSAVIGAVAFLSVRRWSGAAVSTVVLIAGVAVQAPLYFSAPGSADGPVVRMMQANLLFDGTDPRTFVDQVRAHDIDVLTVNELTPAAVAGLAAAGIDELLPHRYLAPGRTASGTGIWSRHPLSDTVEYDGYVLNQLSATAQIPGAGPVSVYAIHPVPPIYDTGVWADELARLRTIVENAPADRPALVGGDFNATHDHRQFRDYLTGRFADAADQAGAGHLATYPTDKWWPAVVGIDHILVAGGTALTVEALDLPGSDHRALVAEIRLDPH from the coding sequence GTGATCTCCAGAATTGTGCGCATCGGCGCCGACCTGCTCGGCGCGGCCGCGACACTGGCGGGCGTCGCGGGCATCGCGCTGCACTTCGGCCGGTGGTCGGCCCAGCTGCCGGTGCTCGCGGCCTCGGCCGCGCCGTATCTGATGGGGTCGGCGGTGATCGGCGCCGTGGCGTTCCTGTCCGTGCGGCGTTGGAGCGGTGCGGCGGTGTCCACGGTCGTCCTGATCGCGGGCGTGGCCGTGCAGGCGCCGCTGTACTTCTCGGCCCCCGGCTCCGCCGACGGCCCCGTGGTGCGGATGATGCAGGCCAACCTGCTGTTCGACGGCACCGACCCGCGGACATTCGTCGATCAGGTGCGCGCGCACGACATCGACGTGCTCACCGTCAACGAACTCACGCCGGCCGCCGTGGCGGGACTCGCGGCCGCGGGAATCGACGAGCTGCTCCCGCACCGGTACCTCGCCCCCGGTCGAACCGCGAGCGGCACCGGGATCTGGAGCCGCCACCCGCTGTCCGACACCGTCGAATACGACGGCTACGTGCTGAACCAACTGTCGGCGACGGCGCAGATCCCCGGCGCGGGCCCCGTCTCGGTCTACGCGATCCACCCCGTGCCGCCGATCTACGACACCGGGGTCTGGGCCGACGAATTGGCCCGCCTGCGCACGATCGTCGAGAACGCGCCCGCCGACCGCCCCGCCCTGGTCGGCGGCGACTTCAACGCCACCCACGACCACCGGCAATTCCGCGACTACCTGACCGGCCGCTTCGCCGACGCCGCCGACCAAGCGGGCGCCGGACACCTGGCCACCTACCCGACCGACAAATGGTGGCCCGCGGTCGTCGGCATCGACCACATCCTCGTCGCGGGCGGCACGGCGCTCACCGTCGAAGCCCTCGACCTACCCGGCTCCGACCACCGCGCCCTCGTCGCCGAGATCCGCCTCGACCCCCACTGA